The following coding sequences are from one Saccopteryx bilineata isolate mSacBil1 chromosome 3, mSacBil1_pri_phased_curated, whole genome shotgun sequence window:
- the C3H8orf90 gene encoding uncharacterized protein C8orf90 homolog — translation MASPYPGDPSKASLPPPPVPAPGPATSQELPFPDIYGGNAQLWEGHFRGIGRAYRALGKEDDFAIRVLTEDFTLPFPFAWPPGPDPASGPLFYDPRDRTGFDFLLRGPRAPPPALLRPLHNTAQAALRKRHLERLALSYARAGAGQRPGLLLLAPGPAASTAFQGTPGPEPATPGGGTL, via the exons ATGGCCTCCCCCTATCCTGGGGACCCCAGCAAAGCAAGCCTGCCTCCACCTCCTGTACCTGCTCCAG GTCCGGCCACGTCCCAGGAGCTCCCCTTCCCAGACATCTACGGTGGGAACGCGCAGCTCTGGGAGGGGCACTTCCGTGGCATCGGGCGTGCCTACCGCGCTCTGGGCAAGGAGGACGACTTTGCCATCCGTGTGCTTACGGAGGACTTCACGCTGCCCTTCCCGTTTGCCTGGCCACCGGGGCCGGACCCGGCCAGCGGGCCGCTCTTCTATGACCCACGTGACCGCACCGGCTTCGACTTCCTGCTGCGGGGCCCGCGCGCGCCGCCCCCTGCGCTGCTGCGACCCCTGCACAACACGGCGCAGGCGGCTCTGCGCAAGCGGCACCTGGAGCGCCTGGCGCTGAGCTACGCGCGGGCAGGTGCTGGCCAGCGGCCGGGCCTCCTGCTCCTGGCGCCTGGGCCCGCTGCCAGCACTGCCTTCCAGGGAACACCGGGCCCTGAGCCCGCCACCCCCGGTGGGGGCACCCTCTGA